Proteins from a genomic interval of Bdellovibrionales bacterium:
- a CDS encoding TrbG/VirB9 family P-type conjugative transfer protein, protein MVIKTRFVLVTFLLMMFSSSTLAALPGDKRTILTSGEKVYTLRFQLGLSTVLDFGTKPEIVICGNKNYFNIEKLKNAITIQPLANYSTNLTVISQGRRYLFYLTPAGNASPDGFVEVKWVNSSDVRAIRPLASESHEITKNIHRKVKLSHDLELTVVREKSMKQGNRRIFEMELKNLSRKTFSTNNLEVVAAFGGVPLKKQVMAWESESLEGKKTLRGRIIVTDMSRKAISLMIGFQRKSTKVLLKSD, encoded by the coding sequence GTGGTCATTAAGACGCGCTTTGTGTTGGTGACTTTTCTTTTGATGATGTTCTCGTCAAGTACCCTTGCTGCGCTTCCCGGTGATAAGCGCACGATTCTCACCTCAGGCGAAAAGGTCTACACTTTGCGTTTTCAGTTGGGGCTCAGCACCGTGCTTGATTTTGGAACAAAGCCTGAAATTGTGATCTGTGGAAATAAGAATTATTTCAATATAGAAAAACTTAAAAATGCGATCACCATTCAGCCTCTAGCAAACTATTCGACAAACCTCACCGTCATCTCTCAAGGGAGACGGTATTTGTTTTACCTCACTCCGGCAGGGAACGCGAGCCCTGACGGGTTTGTGGAAGTCAAATGGGTGAACTCATCTGATGTAAGAGCAATCAGGCCACTAGCAAGCGAATCTCATGAGATTACAAAGAATATTCATCGCAAGGTGAAACTCTCACACGACCTTGAGCTCACCGTCGTTCGAGAAAAATCAATGAAGCAAGGAAATCGGCGAATTTTTGAAATGGAGCTTAAAAATTTAAGTCGTAAAACCTTTTCGACCAATAATCTGGAAGTGGTCGCAGCCTTCGGTGGCGTGCCTCTTAAAAAACAAGTGATGGCCTGGGAGAGTGAGTCTCTAGAGGGAAAGAAAACCCTCCGGGGGCGAATCATTGTCACGGATATGAGTCGTAAGGCCATTAGCCTTATGATCGGCTTTCAAAGGAAAAGCACGAAAGTGCTTTTAAAAAGTGATTAA
- a CDS encoding TrbI/VirB10 family protein, producing the protein MIKDLTFEDFSYKIKSYFIKESGGKRIFDLKSIAIVFGSLLLLISISLAWLGPGADETFYAQTSRQDDVLSDKPPVSGTTTPTYTLFNHGLNKLENDKRSETLKRQRKVSIKYFASQLIEVSPNTPKAMRSGAKLIGFLMTSIDTRHSSTVRVRLPQGGDAGGVEIEPGSILVGQFNYPGQGATVHMSFSRLDTPDGESKTISAVALDSGSYIAGIKGKNYSDTGLKVAGQLGLTMFSGMADVMTEKESLGFSTNSVQAKSNMQNALLQGLSRAAQDQTARTASELSNAQEYAVIPEGKEMIIELLEDYR; encoded by the coding sequence GTGATTAAGGACCTAACCTTTGAGGATTTTTCCTATAAAATAAAATCTTATTTTATTAAAGAGAGCGGCGGAAAGCGTATATTTGACTTAAAAAGTATTGCCATCGTGTTTGGGAGTTTACTTTTATTAATCTCAATCAGTTTAGCATGGCTCGGACCTGGAGCTGATGAGACCTTCTATGCTCAGACAAGTCGGCAAGATGATGTGCTTTCCGACAAACCACCTGTGAGTGGAACTACAACTCCAACCTATACGCTTTTTAACCATGGTCTCAATAAATTAGAAAATGATAAAAGGAGCGAGACGCTAAAGCGGCAGCGAAAAGTATCGATTAAGTATTTTGCATCTCAGCTCATCGAAGTGTCGCCTAATACTCCAAAAGCCATGCGCTCTGGCGCAAAGCTCATTGGTTTTTTAATGACCTCCATTGATACCCGTCATTCCTCCACCGTAAGAGTGCGCCTTCCGCAAGGAGGTGATGCCGGAGGAGTGGAGATCGAACCTGGATCAATCTTAGTGGGTCAATTTAATTACCCAGGCCAGGGCGCTACGGTTCATATGAGTTTTTCACGTCTAGATACCCCCGATGGGGAATCAAAAACGATTTCTGCCGTAGCTCTTGATAGCGGGTCCTACATTGCTGGCATAAAGGGCAAAAACTATAGCGATACGGGTCTTAAGGTTGCTGGACAACTTGGGCTTACGATGTTCTCCGGTATGGCTGACGTGATGACAGAAAAAGAGTCCTTGGGATTTTCCACTAATTCAGTTCAGGCCAAATCCAATATGCAAAATGCACTACTTCAAGGACTCTCACGAGCCGCTCAAGATCAAACCGCGCGCACAGCCTCTGAGCTTAGTAACGCCCAGGAATACGCCGTTATACCCGAAGGAAAAGAAATGATTATAGAACTCTTAGAGGATTATCGATAA